The Primulina tabacum isolate GXHZ01 chromosome 1, ASM2559414v2, whole genome shotgun sequence genome contains the following window.
GAGCAAGAAGCGTTGCAGATTGAGCCACGGAAAGCTTAACCGGGTGGCCCGGGATCTTGAAGTTTCCACTACGGGTAAGACTCTTGAAttgtttaaaaactaacattAATGTTTTCGCCTTGTCTCAACAGGAACTCGCCGGGATCTCGCCACAGGTGGCTGagcataaattaaatatcctCCCGGGATCTCGGCCCGTGAAGCAGAAAATAGGCATTTTGGCCCGGAAAAAGATAAAGTCATTGATGAGCAGGTGGGAGAGCTGCTACGAGCCGGCCACATTCAGGAGGTTCAATTCCCCACTTGGCTCTTGAATGTGGTTCTTGTTCCAAAAGCTACTGGAAAATGGAGGATGTGCGTATATTTCCGGGACCTGAATAAAGCCTGCCCCAAGGACTGTTATCCATTCCCCCGGATTGATCAATTGGTGGACTCAACGTCCGGGTGCGAGTTATTAAGCTTTCTGGATGCTTACCAAGGATACCACCAAATCCCTTTAGCTCatgaagatcaagataaagccaGTTTTATCACTTCCGGGGGCACTTTTTGCTACGTAGTTATGCCCTTTGAATTGAAGAATGCTGGGGCCACGTATCAATGCTTGATGAATCACGTTTTTCAGAAATAGATAGACAAGAACAGTTGAAGTGTATGTGGATGATATCCTGGCAAGACCCGGGAAGTCTCCTGCTTCATTGATGATTTGGCCGAGACCTTCACCACTCTGAAACAATATGGAATACAGCTCAACCCGGCAAAATGTGTGTTTGGGGTCAGGAGTGGAAAATTCTTGGGTTTCCTGGTAACTGATCGGAGAATTGAAGTAAACCCAGAAAAGATCAAAGCAATAGTTGACATGCCTTCCCCCCGCTTCGTCCGAGAAGTACAAAAATTGACGGGGAGAATTGCGGCCCTGTCACGTTTTATCTCCCGGTCCGCCCATCGAAGTTATCCATTTTTTCAGGTTTTGAGAAAAGCACAAAAATTTGGCTGGGACGAGAAATGTGAGCAAGCTTTCAAAGACTTGAAGAAGCATTTGGTCGAGTTGCCTGTTTTAGTGAAACCAGACCCCGGGGAAAAACTATGGATTTATTTATCTGCTACTGAGCACGCCGTTAGCTCCGTACTTATCAGGGAAGAAGAAACCAACCAAAAGCCCGTGTATTATGTCAGTCATGCCCTTCGAGGAGCAGAATTGAAATACAGTGAAGCAGAAAAAATAGCCCTGGCCCTGGTGATGACTGCCAGGAAACTGAGGCCTTATTCCTCTCACATCCAATTGTGGTTCTGACTAATTCTCCACTCGGGAGAATCATGACACATGCTGAAATCTCGGGAAGAATGGTTAAGTGGACTATAGAGCTCGGGGAATATGACATTGAATATAAACCCCGAGTTGCTATAAAAGCCCAAGCATTGACAGACTTCTTGATAGAGATGATTCAATCGGGAGGAGAGGAAGTATGGAGAATTTTTGTTGATGGGGCATCAAATTTGTCGGGGTGTGGAGTTGGGGTGGTTTTAATCGCTCCATCAGGAGAGAAAAACAAGTTGGCTCTAAGAATCGATTCCAGGGTCACCAACAACGAAGCTGAGTATGAAGCCGTTCTGGCAGGGTTGCAAGCTGTCCGGGAAGTCGGTGCTTCCCGGGTCATTATTTATTCTGATTCTCAACTAGTCACCCAGCAAATAAAAGGGATGTATGAGGCCAAGAATGAAAAAATGCTCAAGTATCTAGGGCTCATCGCGGCCCGGACAGCATCTCTAACCGACTGGAGCATTGAACAGATTCCTAGAGAAGAGAATAAGGAGGCTGATACCTTAGCCAAATTGGCTGCCTCTATCATGGACACAAGCACCCGGGAAGTCATGTGTTTTACCCTGTTAGTACTTTCTGTTGATGAGGAAGCACCACCGACTCGGAAAAGCTCATGGATGACCCCTCTAATTGAGTATATGATCCATGCCAAGCTCCCGGACGATAAAACTCAagcttgaaaaataaaaaaaaagcaCCCAGGTTTGTCCTTTTGAATGATGTTTTGTACAGGCGATCATATCAGGGCCCTTTGCTCAAATGCTTATCAGAAGATGAAGTAGAATATGTCCTCCAAGAAATACACGAAGGGTGCTATGGTGAACATCTCGGTGGAACTGCCCTGTCTCGAAAAGCTATATTAGCTGGATTTTGGTGGCCCTAGATGATTCAAGATGCTGCCCGACTTGTTCAGAAATGCAAGAGCTGCCAGTACCACTCTAATTTTCATCATCGCCCAGCTGTCGGCATGCAACCCATCTCAGCATCATGtccctttgatcaatggggATTGGATATCGTGGGCCCATTCCCAATAGCCCGGGCAcagaaaaaaattctttttgGTGGCTGTAGATTATTTCTCTAAGTGGGTGGAGGCCGAGCCATTAGCCAAAATTACTGAGGAAGAGATCAtgaaatttctttggaaaaaTATTGTTTGCAGATATGGCATCCCAAAAAAATTGATTTCAGACAATGGAAGGCAATTCCAGGGAAATAAAATCACATCTTGGTGTCAAGAAATGAAGATCATTCAATCCTTCACCTTAGTGACCTACCCCCAAGCCAATGGTCAAACTGAAGTGAACAATAGAATCATTGTACAAGCGTTAAAGGCCCGACTCCATGGAAAAGGAAAGGACTGGGTGGAAGAATTACCAAGTATATTATGGGCATATCGAACTACACCCCGAACAACTACCGGGGAAACTCCATACATCTTAGTCTATGGTTCAGAAGCAGTCTTATCTGTGGAGATCGGACAATCTTCCACTCGGATAGAATCTTATCCCAGCAACAATGATCAGACCCGGGCCATTGAGCTTGACTTGGTTGAAGAAAAAAGAGACCAGGCAGccattcgaatggaagcttatCGCAGCCGGGTAATgaaatcctataataagaaTGTTCGATCGCGAGATTTTCAGGTTGGAGACCCAGtcatgaaaaaatcaaagccAGTGGATGACGTGGGAAAATTAGAAGCACGGTGGGAAGGACCCTTCAAATTAATTCAGAGAGTTAGCTCGGGGGCGGCTTATTATCTAGAAGACTCTCAGGGACATACCCTTAAAAGGCCATGAAATGCATTTCATTTGAAGAAATATTATATCTGAAGCTTTTGTATATATTGCTTATacatcaaataaataaattgctCAAAGAAGTGTCTatcaagtccagggacccgtaccctggcccggggactcACACCCCGGTCATATatcaagtccagggacccgtaccttggcccggggacccgcacCCCGGTCATTTatcaagtccagggacccgtaccctggctcgaggACCCGCACCCCGGTCATCTatcaagtccagggacccgtaccttgGCCCGAGGACCCGTACCTCGGTTATCTCCTAAGCCCAGAGACCCGCACCCTTGCCCGAGGACCCGCACCCCGGTCATCTCCTAAGTCCgaggatccgtaccctggcccggggatcCGCCCTTTGGGATGACTCCAACTCCGCTCGAGTTTCAGCCATCTCTGTTTGAACCAGGTCTACTTGTTGTTTCAAGCCAGCCTTTTCTCGGGCCAAGACATGTTCATGAAGCTCAGTTAGCCGGCCTACGTCCTCTTGCAGTCTGTCATGCGTCTCCCGGGCAGAGGTGGCTTGTGTATGGGCTCTTTTGGCAGCCTGAGCCA
Protein-coding sequences here:
- the LOC142504316 gene encoding uncharacterized protein LOC142504316 is translated as MKIIQSFTLVTYPQANGQTEVNNRIIVQALKARLHGKGKDWVEELPSILWAYRTTPRTTTGETPYILVYGSEAVLSVEIGQSSTRIESYPSNNDQTRAIELDLVEEKRDQAAIRMEAYRSRVMKSYNKNVRSRDFQVGDPVMKKSKPVDDVGKLEARWEGPFKLIQRVSSGAAYYLEDSQGHTLKRP